Proteins from a single region of Chthoniobacterales bacterium:
- a CDS encoding methyltransferase domain-containing protein codes for LVAHAQAAAEAHHQKYSLGANSFVVEIASNDGYLLQNFVRLGVPCLGVEPATNIATVAVAKGVPTLSEFFSAEFARSIVSERGRADLILGNNVFAHVPSTNDFVEGLAILLAPKGRIVLEFPWAHEMVKNLEFDTIYHEHVFYFHATSLVPLFARHELEMVQIEKLAIHGGSLRVHIAHKNAAKPDPSVSEILTEEASAGVGGPEYGSRFRDNVLHLRQQLNDEISRLKSAGSKVAAYGASAKGSTLLNFFGIGRESLDFVVDRSPHKQRRFTPGTHLPILDQEALKKHKPDVTLLLTWNFAEEIAKQQTSYIQGGGRFLVPLPEPHYLP; via the coding sequence CGCTTGTAGCGCATGCCCAAGCGGCAGCAGAGGCGCACCACCAAAAGTATTCGCTAGGCGCGAACAGTTTTGTCGTGGAAATCGCGAGCAACGATGGGTATCTCCTCCAGAACTTCGTCCGTCTAGGAGTTCCGTGCCTAGGAGTGGAGCCCGCCACGAATATAGCGACGGTCGCGGTTGCGAAAGGTGTTCCGACTCTTTCTGAGTTTTTCTCTGCCGAGTTCGCGCGAAGCATCGTGAGCGAGCGGGGGCGGGCTGATCTCATTCTCGGCAACAACGTTTTTGCTCATGTCCCTTCTACGAATGACTTCGTAGAAGGGCTGGCCATACTTCTTGCTCCCAAGGGCCGAATTGTTCTGGAGTTTCCTTGGGCCCACGAAATGGTGAAAAACCTCGAGTTCGACACTATTTATCACGAACATGTCTTTTACTTTCACGCCACATCTCTGGTGCCGCTGTTTGCCCGACATGAGCTTGAAATGGTGCAGATCGAAAAGCTGGCGATCCATGGCGGATCGCTTCGCGTGCACATCGCCCACAAAAACGCGGCGAAGCCGGACCCAAGTGTTTCCGAAATTCTGACCGAAGAGGCGTCCGCCGGTGTTGGAGGTCCTGAATACGGTTCCAGGTTCCGCGACAATGTGCTGCACCTCCGGCAGCAACTGAACGACGAGATCTCGCGGCTCAAATCCGCCGGTTCAAAGGTCGCGGCCTACGGTGCGTCCGCGAAAGGAAGCACTTTGCTTAATTTCTTCGGAATTGGCCGAGAGTCCCTCGACTTCGTTGTAGATCGCAGCCCTCACAAACAACGCAGGTTTACCCCCGGAACCCATTTGCCCATCCTCGATCAGGAAGCTCTGAAGAAACACAAGCCGGATGTTACTTTGCTGCTCACTTGGAACTTCGCAGAAGAAATAGCCAAGCAGCAAACAAGCTACATCCAGGGGGGCGGAAGGTTCCTTGTTCCGCTGCCTGAGCCGCACTATCTGCCATGA